The Cloacibacterium caeni region ACACTACTCCATTATTGGTTCCAACGTGGTCATAATGTGCAGAAATCACGATGATTTCTTCTGGTTTTTCTGTTCCTTCTATAAATGCCAGTATATTTTCTGAGTCAGGAAGCTCTCCTCTTCTGCTTTTCAAAGCTTCTTTTGGGACTTTTTGATAATAACTTCCCAATGCTTTTGGATAAGAAACGCCTAAGTTTTTATAGTAATCTATCATGTAAACGCCTGCTTTTTTTTGACCTTCAGAGCCGGTTTGTCTGCCTTCCATCTCGTCTGAAGCAATGACCATTAGGTTTTTCTTCAGTTCTTCTGCATTGATGGATTCATAGGCGGTTTTAAAAGCTTTTCCTTCGTAGGATAAGTTATTAGAAGCACAACTATATAATAACACTGATGCTACTATTGGAACAAAAATTCTTGTCAATTTCATTTTTTTATCATTTTTAATGAAGTAAAAATAGTTTTTTTTAGGAAATAAATGCCTAAAACCCTTACAAAAGCAAAGTTTAATCTTTGTTTTTCTGTATTTCTTAGTGATTTGATAACAGAGTCTTCCCTTCTTTTGAGATGAAGAAGATATAAGATTTACATTCTTCATCAGTACTTTTACTATACTTTAACTATACTACAACTATGCTATAACATAGCAGTTATGTTGGGATTCTTTGGTTAAGTGTAGGAGGATGCGTGATTTTTTATTGTATGTTCTTTTGACTTCGTCGAACCACTCCGTTAGGTTTGGCTTGAACCAAAAGAACCAAAAGTTCAAGTCTGGAAATCCTCAGCTAAAAATGTTTAGCCTTTTCTAAAAACTCAGAAACTCACTCGGCAGAATGCCGAGCTTAAACAGCAGACTTTTTTAACGAAAAAGCTAAACATTTTTTTAACGCTTGCGGTTTCCTAGGACATCAATCGCAAGTCAATTTCTAATGAACTGAAGAATTTCTGCCCTTTCAATCTCTTTAATATTTAATGAGTTGTGAAGTCGTGAGTTGTGAAGTCGTGAGTTATGAATTATGAATTATGAATTAGAAGGTGATGAAGGTCACGGATTAAAAACAGCTCTATTAGATTAATCGCTGTCTCCATATCAAATTGGGTTTCTTTATGTATGAAATTACTTTCTTCAATAAAAACACCCCGTCATTCCGATGCTCGGAATGCCACCCCTCTGTAAGAGGGGAACTGACTCTATGTATTTTGGCTTCGTGAACTTCGTTCGCAGACTTTTGGTCTTTGATTAGTCAACGGGATTCGTGAGGTTGTGAAGTTGTGAAATCGTAAAGTTGATGATTTGTAAAGTTGTTAAGTCGTAAAGTTGTTAAGTCGTAAAGTTGAAATATTTTGCTTTATGAAGAGATTCTTCACTGCGCTGTGCTTCGTTCAGAATGACAGGGTTCTGTTTTTTGCTCACGATTAGGAATCTAATTATTGGGGGGATTTTTTTTGAAACGCAAAGATTTTTATTATTGAATTACTTTTTAAGTGAGCTAAGTTGGCGAAATTCATTCGCTATGAAGCGATGTGGTGAAGGATGAAGGATGAGGGATGCGGGGTAAAGTCGATGAGTCGTGAAGGCGTAAGTTGTGAGTTATTAGTTATGAATTATGAGTTATGAGTTATGAGTGCGGGGTAAAGTTGTGAAGTTGAAATATTTTGCTTTATGAAGAGATTCTTCACTATGCTACGCTTCGTTCAGAATGACAGGGTTCTGTTTTTTACTCACCATTAGGAATCTAATTAATGGGGGGATTTTTTTGAAACGCAAAGATTTTTTTTTCTTGAATTGCTTTTTTTTAAGTAAGCAAAGTGGGAATTCTCTAGTGAATTGTTGAAACTTAAGTTTTAAATAATTTTTATTTATTTGGATTTTGTGATAGAGTGTTACATGGGTTTTACCTTCTTTTTCCTACCCCACCAAACTAAAAATCCTGTGATGGGTAAACTTGCACAAATCAAACTGGATATAAATGCCAAGATTTTTCCAAAAGTTCCCAAAATTGCCCCTACGTGAATGTCATAATTGGCCGCCACATATTTTTCTCCAAAATTTCTTTTTTCATAAGGACGGTTCATAAGAAGTTTCCCAGAATTTTCATCAAAAATCATTTCGCTGTAAATGTAGTATTTATCTTCTAAACCTCTTACATAAACGGTAAAATTTTCATGTTCATGATCGTCTAAATGCGGATGCCCTAAATCTATTGTATATGCTGAATAATTGGGATAATGCTGTTCTACCTGCAGTGCAATTTTATCTAAAGTCTGTGTACTTTTCATTTCGATTGGGTCTTTCGTTTTTATATGTGAGAAATCAGGATATACCGTATTACCTCCAGAAAAAATAAAATAAAAAAATGCTTGTATAAAAAAGAACGAATAAAAAGGCCTGTCATTGCCACAATAAGAGCAATAAAAGATGCATAAAAGCCTAAAATACTGTGCAAATCGTAATTCTTTCGTTTCCAATTTTTAATATTTTTCCACTGAAACCAAAAGCGTTGTTTTCTGGCGGCTTTATTTCTTGGCCACCACAAAATAATGCCCGAAATTAGCATAAAAACAAAAATAAGAACCGGAATCCCAACCACATATTTCCCCCAATCTGATTTGAGTAAAAAACTCCAGTGAATGAATTTAACGATATTAAAAAATCCGTTTTTCTCGTCTTGAACGGAAAGAATCTTCCCTGTAAATGGATTAATATAAACAGTCTTATAAATTTGATATTCATCAAAATAATTCCAAGCATCAGGATTTCTTTCGTAATAGTAAAACTTGTAAGATTTGCTTTTATCAATGGGAATTTCTACCCAATGCAAGGGATATTTTTCAGGATTTTGTTCGTTTATTTTTTGTTCTAAAACCCGTAAAGGCAAAGTTGATTTTCCAGCAATATTTTGTTCTGAATGGTAGATAAAATCTTTTCTTAGAGCATATTGTATATCTTCTTTAAAAACATACAAAGCGCCAGTTATGCTTACGATAAATACAATAAGACCTGTGGAAAGTCCTAGCCATAGATGGAATTTACCCATCCATTTTTTGAAAAGAGATTTTTTATTTTTTAGGCGATGTTCGTGTCTATTATTCATTGCTTTTTATTAAAATCAAAAGTTAGCAGAAGAAATCTGCCAACTTTTGTGACCATTAAAACGTGATTTGAAAAAAACTTAAAAATTAAATCCTAAAGCTAAAGAAAGCGTTCTTAACCTTTGTGGGGTAACTGTACTCCAACCCGAATAATATTTAGTATTTCCAATATTATCGAGCTTTAAGGAAACACTATATTTTTCTGGATGATAGCCAATCATGGCATTGGCAATCGTATAACTAGGCAACTCGAAAGTTCCGATTCCTGTTCTGTTAAGTGTTTTATGTTCTGAAGCGTGATTAAAACCGAACCCTGCAACAAAGTTTCTAAAATTACCCTGTTGAATTTTATAGTTTGCCCAAAAATTAATTAAAGTTTCTGGTCCAGCTTCTTCGGGACGTAAACCGTTGTAAGTGGAATCTCCGCTTACCTGTTCACTCCTATTTTTACTGAATCCTGCAATGATATTAAGCCCTTTTATTGGATTCCCGACAGCACTTAATTCAAATCCTTTACTGAACACTTCACCCCCTTGTATGGAATTGTTCATATTATTAGGGTCTGCCATTATTTTGTTCGCTACTTTAATATCATAATAGCTTGCAGTTACAGAAAGTTTATTGTCAATAAGATTGGCTTTTGCCCCCACTTCCCATTGATTAGCTCTTTCAGGATCAAATATTTTTATAGTAGGGTTATTTCCGTTAGCATCGGTTACTTTTTGTGGCGTTAAATACTGGAATCCATTCATATAATTTGCAAAAAGAGATAGTTTGTTGAGAATCGGTTGATATACCAAACCAAATTTTGGAGAAAAGGTGGTTTGGCCATTCACTTCTTCAGTGGACCATTGTGTAGGTTTGCCGCTGAAATTATCCACCCGTAGACTTAACATTGCAGATAATTCTGGTAAGATATTTAATACATTTGAGAAATAGGCACTCTTAATATTCATTTCTGCAGTTGCAGGAACAACCTTTGCGTCTAAGAGTGCAGCATCTGCCCCTTGCGAAGTCAGCGTGGAAGAATCAGTTTGATTTTTTAAGGAAACCGTTCCAAATGCTCTCCATTCAGAATCATTGTTTACCACCTTCGTGTTGAGATAATCCAAACCTACTACCAGACGATTTCTCATATTTCCAACATTGAAATCGCCAATAAAATTCTGTTGAATTCCGGTTGCCAATGTTTCACTATTGGATTTGGAAATAAATCTTGTAAATTCATCTCCATTCGCACTATCCCACAAATATTGGTAATACCCCATAGCTTTGCTTGAACTGCTCGAAAATTGAGTCTGAGACGTCCATTTATTTGATAATTTGTATATCATTTGGGATTGCAAATTGAATGTTGGATTTTTGGTTGTAAGATTATTACTGGTGTAAGATTTTTTATAATTAGCTTCAAAAATATCTATGGAATTAAACGATAAAGGAGCATATCTGCTCAAAAAAATCATTGGTGCATTGGCTGTCTCATTGCTTTTAAATTCGGTATTCACCAAAAACGTCAATTTATCATTTGCTACATATTTTAAAGAGGGAGCTATAAAGAAAGATTTATAAAATCCAGTATCTTGAAAAGAATTTTCAGTATGATAGGCAGAATTTAAGCGAAGAAAAAGCCCATTTTTGACAGGAGTATTTACATCAATAGTTACTCTATTCAGGGCGTTAGTCCCTGTAACATAATTTATTTCGCCTCCCAATTTATCATAAGGTTTTTTGGTCTGTAAATTGACCAAACCACCATAGGAAACTAAATTTCCTCCGTACAAAGTACCCGAAGGACCTTTGATAACATCAATATTTTCGATATTAGCAGGGTCGAGACCACCATTGTTGAAGCTCGCCATACCATTTACCAATCTGGATTGAGTAGAAAAACCACGCATTGTGTAATATTCTGCGCCGTCTCCACCTCTGGAAGTACTTTCCCAAAGTCTTGTAATCCCTGTAGCATTGGTTAATACATTCTTAAAATTGGTGGAAACTTGGTCTTTCAGTATTGCCTTTGGAATACTATTATAGACTTGAGGATTTTCAATATCCTTTAAATTGAGTTTAGAAACTGAAAAAGCATTTTCATTTTTATATTTCTTCGTGTGATTGATGATTACTTCAGTAATATTTTCCACTTTGGTAGTATCTACTTGTGCGTAGAACTGAGAAAATGAACTGAAGAGGACAATAGGTAAAGCGATTTTTCTCATATTTATTTAGAACGATTTTAAATAACAATGCAAATTTATATATTATTTATAATTATTCTAAATAAATATAATGACATATATCATGAATTTTAAAATGATGAGGATGTGAAGTCGTGAATTATGAGTTATGAGTTATGAATTATGAGGTATGAGGTATGAGGTATGAGTTATGAGTTAGAAGGTGATAAAGGTTACGGATTAAAAAAAAGCTCTATTAGATTAATCTCTGTCTCCATATCAAATTGGGGTTCTTTATATTGAAATTACTTTCTTCAATAAAAACACCCCGTCATTCCGATGCTCTGAATGCCACCCCTCTGTAAGAGGGGAACTGACTCTATGTATTTTGGATTCGTGAACTTCGTTCGCAGACTTTTGGTCTTTGATTAGTCAACGGGATTCGTGAGGTTGTGAAGTTGTGAAATCGTAAAGTTGATGATTTGTAAAGTTGTTAAGTCGTAAAGTTGTTAAGTTGTGAAGTTGAAATATTTTGCTTTATGAAGAGATTCTTCACTATGCTACGCTTCGTTCAGAATGACAGGGTTATATATTTTAATCATGATTAGGAATCGAAATTATTTTTGAAACGCAAAGATTTTTTTTCTTGAATTGCTTTTTTAAGTGAGCTAAGTTGGCGAAATTCATTCGCTTTGAAGCGATGTGGTGAAGGATGAAGGATGAAGGATGAAGGATGAGGGATGCGGGGTGAGGAGTGCGGGGTGCAAGTATTCTATCACAAAGTTCTCGGAGATGTGGTGAAATGATAGCGTTTTTGAGGGCTCTGAGGAACATCGGAGATGTTCTGGGAAGGTCACGGATATTCGGTTGGCAGGTGTAGAAAAACTTTTTCCTTGATGAAAAGATTCTTCACTATGCTACGCTTCGTTCAGAATGACACGTTATGTTTTTTACTCACGATTAGGAATCTAATTATTGGGGGATTTTTTTTGAAACGCAAAGATTTTTTTTCTTGAATTGCTTTTTTAAGTAAGCTAAGTTGGCGAAATTCATTCGCTTTGAAGCGATGTGGTGAAGGATGAAGGATGCGAGGTGCGAGTATTTCAATCACGAAGTTCACGGAGATGTGGTGAAATGATTGCGTTTTTGAGAGCTCTGAGGAACATCGGAAATGTTCTGGGAAGGTCACGGATATTCGGTTGGCAGGTGTAGAAAAACTTTTTCCTTGATGAAAAGATTCTTCACTATGCTACGCTTCGTTCAGAATGACAGGGTTATATATTTTAATCATGATTAGGAATCGAAATTATTTTTGAAACGCAAAGATTTTTTTTCTTGAATTGCTTTTTTAAGTGAGCTAAGTTGGCGAAATTCATTCGCTTTGAAGCGATGTGGTGAAGGATGAAGGATGAAGGATGAAGGATGAGGGATGCGGGGTGAGGAGTGCGGGGTGCAAGTATTCTATCACAAAGTTCTCGGAGATGTGGTGAAATGATAGCGTTTTTGAGGGCTCTGAGGAACATCGGAGATGTTCTGGGAAGGTCACGGATATTCGGTTGGCAGGTGTAGAAAAACTTTTTCCTTGATGAAAAGATTCTTCACTATGCTACGCTTCGTTCAGAATGACACGTTATGTTTTTTACTCACGATTAGGAATCTAATTATTGGGGGATTTTTTTTGAAACGCAAAGATTTTTTTTCTTGAATTGCTTTTTTAAGTAAGCTAAGTTGGCGAAATTCATTCGCTTTGAAGCGATGTGGTGAAGGATGAAGGATGCGAGGTGCGAGTATTTCAATCACGAAGTTCACGGAGATGTGGTGAAATGATTGCGTTTTTGAGAGCTCTGAGGAACATCGGAAATGTTCTGGGAAGGTCACGGATATTCGGTTGGCAGGTGTAGAAAAACTTTTTCCTTGATGAAAAGATTCTTCACTATGCTACGCTTCGTTCAGAATGACACGTTATGTTTTTTACTCACGATTAGGAATCTAATTATTGGGGGATTTTTTTTGAAACGCAAAGATTTTTTTTCTTGAATTGCTTTTTTAAGTAAGCTAAGTTGGCGAAATTCATTCGCTTTGAAGCGATGTGGTGAAGGATGAAGGATGCGAGGTGCGAGTATTTCAATCACGAAGTTCACGGAGATGTGGTGAAATGATTGCGTTTTTGAGAGCTCTGAGGAACATCGGAAATGTTCTGGGAAGGTCACGGATATTCGGTTGGCAGGTGTAGAAAAACTTTTTCCTTGATGAAAAGATTCTTCACTACGCTGTGCTTAGTTCAGAATGACAGGGTTCTGTTTTTTGCTCACGATTAGGAATCTATATTATTGGGGGGATTTTTTTGAATCGCAAAGATTTTTTTTCTTGAATTGCTTTTTTAAGTGAGCTAAGTGAGAATTCGCTAGCGAATTGAGAAAGCTATGTTTTAAATATTTTATTATATTTAAGTAATAACAAAGTAATAGTCACGGATTACAAATCCGCGACATCGGTGCTAAGTTGGCGAAATTCATTCGCTATGAAACTTTATGGAAATTGTTATTTAAACAGTTTTTTTATCAAAAAGTTCACGGAGATGTGTTGAAAGGATGGTGTTTTTTTGGCTCTGAGGAACATTGGAGCTCAAAGTCTGGAGAGTTTGCGCAGCAATGTTTGTTTTTTAGTCAAGATTTAAAATGCTAAAATTGAGAGTGCTTACAATGATACCCTTCATTTTGTGCACTATTGTAATTTTAACAAAATTATTAAATATCAACCAAAAATCATACTCCTTTTTAAGAGATAATTATGGGAATAGGACTATCATTTATCAATCCCAAATAGTATGAAAATTAGAATTTTCATATTGCCATAAATATTTTCAAAAATCTTATGATGGTAAAGTAAAAGATAAACATCTGTTGAATCATTTATGAATCATTTATAAAGAAAGAGACTGATCAGTCTCTTTTCTATTATCAATTATTGAAGTTTTTTAAGTTCTTCTAAAACAGCTTCGCCAACTGCATGAGCAGATTGAGGATTTTGACCTGTTACTACTCTTTCGTCTACTGCAACGTGTGTTTGCCATAAACCTGATTTTTCGAACTTGGCTCCACGTTCTATTAATTTAGATTCTAATCTAAATGGAACCACATCATCTAATTTCACAGCAGCTTCTTCTTCGTTGGTGAAAGCATTGATTTTTTTGCCATCTACCAAATATTTTCCATTGCTGAGTTTAATGTTCACCAATCCAGCAGGACCGTGACAAACCGCACTTACTACTCCATTTTTTTCGTAGATTTTTTGAGCGATTAGTGCCAGTTCTTCATTATCTGCAAAATCCCACATCGTACCGTGACCTCCTGCATAAAGAATCGCCACATATTCATCTGGATTTACTTCTGAAGGTTTCATGGTGTTCTGAATTTTATTTTGGTAATATTCATCTGCCAAAAATCTTTCATTAACCTTATCATCTGGAGTATTTCCATAATACGGCGGATTTCCTCCTTTTGGACTCACGAAATCTATTTCGTAACCAGCATCTGCCAATACAGCCCAAGGATGCGTAACTTCACCTAAATAATAACCGGTAGCTTCACCAGTGTTTCCTAATTCGCCGTGGCTCGTTACCACGAATAATACTTTTTTGCTCATTTTGTTAGATTTAATTGTTTGTGCATTTACCATGTTCATTCCTAAAAAAAGAATACAACTCGTTAAGAAAATTATCTTTGATATAAACTTGTTCTGACTATATTTCCTATTCATTTTTTTAATGATTTAACACTGCAAAGGTAAATCCAACTTCCCACAAACAACAGGACGTACATCACAACTTTTTTGTGACCTACATCACATTACACCGAAAGCCGACTCAAGGTTTCTCTGGAAACTCCTAAATACGAAGCGATTAACGTTTTGGGCAATCGTTGCAAAAGTGTAGGATATTGAGAAATAAATTGTTCATAGCGTTCTTTGGCATTGCTATTCAGCAAAGACAAAATTCTTCGTTGGAGCGCTACATAACCATTATTCGACTTTTTTCTGAAAAAATGCTCCATTTTATGCATGTCTGCACAGAGTTTCTCTCGATTATAAAGAGACAACGTAAGCACTTCTGTAGGTTCTAAAGCATCAATGGTAAAAGTCGCTTCCGTTTGATTAAAATAGGCTTGATAATCGGTAATCCACCAATCTTCCATTGCAAATTGCATAATATGTTCTTTGCCTTCTTGATTCAGGTAAGAAGCTTTTAACAAACCATTCATCACAAAATAATCATTTTGTACCGCATCTCCATCTTGAATTAAAATCTGATGCTTTTTTAATTTTTTCAAGGTAAAATGAGACAGAATATACTCGAACTCTTGGTCTGTTAATGGTGTAATATTCTCAATTTGACGTCTTAAAATCTCACTCATATTTTTATCATTCTAAATTGCAAACAAAAGAATTGTTCTCTCCAAATGTAGAATATTGAAAGCAAAAAATCCATCAAAAGCGATGGATTTTTTAAATATTGTAGATGCAATTCTTATGGATTGGTAGAGAAAATAGAAGCATTAGCAATCATGGCTCTTCTGTTCATTTTCAAAATATCTCTCACCCATTCTGCGAAATCTTCTGGTTGAAGCACTTTTTCTGGGTTACCATCAGTAAGTTTACCTTCTATACTCATATCAGTAGCAATGGTACTTGGTGTTAAGGTTATTACACGAATATTGAATTTTCTAAGTTCTGCCATCAATGATTGAGAAAGTGAAATTACCGCAGCTTTAGAAGCACAGTATGCTGACATATTCGGACCGCCTTTTAATCCCGCAGTTGACGCTACATTTACGATGTCTCCTTCTTTATTTTGTTTGATATAAGGCAAAGTTGCTTTTGCTACGTAATAGACACCAAAAAGATTCACCTTCATTACTTTTTCCCAAGTTTCTACCGGCATATCTTCGAAGCTGCCAAAATCACCTACTCCAGCGTTATTGATTAAAATGTCTATTCCGCCCAATTGAGAAGCGATAGAAGCTACGCCTTGCTCCACTTGAGCCATCTCATCTACATTAAAAACAGAATAGACTGCTTTTACTCCTAATTTTTCCAATTCTGCAACGGTAGACTTTAGATGTTCTTCATTTCTACCCGTAATTCCTACATTTACGCCTTCATTTGCCAAAGCTACAGCTACCGCTTTCCCAAGACCTCTTCCACCACCTGTAATCAGTGCATTTTTACCTTTTAAATTCATAACTTTTTTTATTTATACTGTTTGCAAAATTAAGAAAATAAAACCGCCTAAATGATTTCTGATGATGAATAAAATCTAAAGAAAAAGGTGAATAAATCTATGGCAGAAAAGAATTATTGAGTTGATAGGTCATGGATTATAGATTAGTGCAATCTGACTTATTTTTATATCACAAAGTTCACGGAGATGTATTGAAAAAATGGCGTTTTTGAGGGCTCTGAGGAACATTGGAAATTGTGAAAGTGTAAAGTTGTAAAGTTGTGAGTTATGAGGTATGAATTATGAGTTATGAGTTATGAGTGCGGGGTAAAGTTGTGAAGTTGATGATTTGTAAAGTTGTGAAGTTGTTAAGTGGTAAAGTTGAAATATTTTGCTTTATGAAGAGATTCTTCACTATGCTACGCTTCGTTCAGAATGACAGGGTTTTGTTATTTACTCACGATTAGAAATCTGCTCTATTGCGTTAAAATCCGCCCGTAGGAGGTATGAGGTTTGAAGAAGTATGAAGTATGAAGTATGAAGTATGAAGTATGAGGTATGAGGTATGAGGTATGAGGTATGAATTATGAGTTATGAGTTATGAGTTATGAGTGCGGGGTAAAGTTGTGAAGTTGATGATTTGTAAAGTTGTGAAGTTGTTAAGTCGTAAAGTTGAAATATTTTGCTTTATGAAGAGATTCTTCACTATGCTACGCTTCGTTCAGAATGACAGGGTTCTGTTTTTTGCTCACGATTAGAAATCTGCTCTATTGCGTTAAAATCCGCCCGTAGGAGGTATGAGGTTTGAAGAAGTATGAAGTAT contains the following coding sequences:
- a CDS encoding TonB-dependent siderophore receptor, translating into MRKIALPIVLFSSFSQFYAQVDTTKVENITEVIINHTKKYKNENAFSVSKLNLKDIENPQVYNSIPKAILKDQVSTNFKNVLTNATGITRLWESTSRGGDGAEYYTMRGFSTQSRLVNGMASFNNGGLDPANIENIDVIKGPSGTLYGGNLVSYGGLVNLQTKKPYDKLGGEINYVTGTNALNRVTIDVNTPVKNGLFLRLNSAYHTENSFQDTGFYKSFFIAPSLKYVANDKLTFLVNTEFKSNETANAPMIFLSRYAPLSFNSIDIFEANYKKSYTSNNLTTKNPTFNLQSQMIYKLSNKWTSQTQFSSSSSKAMGYYQYLWDSANGDEFTRFISKSNSETLATGIQQNFIGDFNVGNMRNRLVVGLDYLNTKVVNNDSEWRAFGTVSLKNQTDSSTLTSQGADAALLDAKVVPATAEMNIKSAYFSNVLNILPELSAMLSLRVDNFSGKPTQWSTEEVNGQTTFSPKFGLVYQPILNKLSLFANYMNGFQYLTPQKVTDANGNNPTIKIFDPERANQWEVGAKANLIDNKLSVTASYYDIKVANKIMADPNNMNNSIQGGEVFSKGFELSAVGNPIKGLNIIAGFSKNRSEQVSGDSTYNGLRPEEAGPETLINFWANYKIQQGNFRNFVAGFGFNHASEHKTLNRTGIGTFELPSYTIANAMIGYHPEKYSVSLKLDNIGNTKYYSGWSTVTPQRLRTLSLALGFNF
- a CDS encoding type 1 glutamine amidotransferase domain-containing protein, which translates into the protein MSKKVLFVVTSHGELGNTGEATGYYLGEVTHPWAVLADAGYEIDFVSPKGGNPPYYGNTPDDKVNERFLADEYYQNKIQNTMKPSEVNPDEYVAILYAGGHGTMWDFADNEELALIAQKIYEKNGVVSAVCHGPAGLVNIKLSNGKYLVDGKKINAFTNEEEAAVKLDDVVPFRLESKLIERGAKFEKSGLWQTHVAVDERVVTGQNPQSAHAVGEAVLEELKKLQ
- a CDS encoding Crp/Fnr family transcriptional regulator; protein product: MSEILRRQIENITPLTDQEFEYILSHFTLKKLKKHQILIQDGDAVQNDYFVMNGLLKASYLNQEGKEHIMQFAMEDWWITDYQAYFNQTEATFTIDALEPTEVLTLSLYNREKLCADMHKMEHFFRKKSNNGYVALQRRILSLLNSNAKERYEQFISQYPTLLQRLPKTLIASYLGVSRETLSRLSV
- a CDS encoding 3-ketoacyl-ACP reductase, coding for MNLKGKNALITGGGRGLGKAVAVALANEGVNVGITGRNEEHLKSTVAELEKLGVKAVYSVFNVDEMAQVEQGVASIASQLGGIDILINNAGVGDFGSFEDMPVETWEKVMKVNLFGVYYVAKATLPYIKQNKEGDIVNVASTAGLKGGPNMSAYCASKAAVISLSQSLMAELRKFNIRVITLTPSTIATDMSIEGKLTDGNPEKVLQPEDFAEWVRDILKMNRRAMIANASIFSTNP